From Pseudomonas sp. StFLB209, a single genomic window includes:
- a CDS encoding recombinase family protein yields the protein MAKNGARVYSYLRFSDPRQSTGSSADRQLQYAQRWAAEKNLVLDASLSMRDEGLSAYHQRHVTQGALGVFLRAIEDGRIASGSVLIVEGLDRLSRAEPIQAQAQLAQIINAGITVVTASDGREYNRASLKAQPMDLVYSLLVMIRAHEESDTKSKRVKAAIRRQCEGWQNGTFRGQIRNGTDPIWLTWTGSEWQFVPERVAAVKRALQLYQEGNGAVRIVRALHDEGLVYMKKGATTLQIYRLIRLQALRGAKTLTIDEEQFVLEGYYPRLLSESEWADLQQLTGERFRRRGHGEIPGIVTGMGITYCGYCGTVLLGQNIMGRPRKADGLVADGHRRLHCLEYSRDAGCPASGSISVVPIERALLSYCSDQINLQRLLQEGDGGQGVRQQIVLAKAKIEKITAQLDKITDALLADDDAPPVAFIRKARELEAQQAELKTEITRLDGELIKVARAAQPAKAELWSELAERALQQDTDAREKVRQLVMDTFQRIVIYMRGIGSSDRKSSVIDVQLISRTGQNRVLQINRRSGAWVASEDW from the coding sequence ATGGCTAAAAACGGCGCGCGAGTATACAGCTATTTGCGCTTTTCTGACCCACGTCAAAGCACAGGCAGTAGTGCCGATCGTCAGTTGCAGTATGCCCAGCGGTGGGCAGCTGAGAAGAACCTGGTTCTTGATGCTTCCCTTTCGATGCGCGACGAGGGGTTATCGGCTTACCACCAGCGGCATGTTACCCAGGGCGCCCTGGGCGTGTTTCTCAGAGCGATCGAGGACGGCCGCATCGCAAGTGGATCTGTTCTCATCGTGGAAGGCCTGGACCGGTTAAGTCGTGCAGAGCCGATTCAAGCGCAAGCGCAACTGGCGCAGATCATCAACGCCGGCATCACTGTAGTGACTGCAAGTGACGGTCGTGAGTACAACCGGGCCAGTCTCAAGGCCCAGCCAATGGACCTGGTCTATTCGCTCCTGGTCATGATCCGGGCGCATGAAGAATCGGACACAAAGAGCAAGCGCGTGAAGGCGGCGATCCGTCGGCAGTGTGAGGGCTGGCAGAACGGAACATTCCGAGGGCAGATCCGGAACGGCACTGATCCTATCTGGTTGACCTGGACAGGAAGTGAATGGCAGTTCGTACCGGAGCGGGTCGCGGCCGTCAAACGAGCGCTACAGCTGTATCAGGAGGGCAATGGTGCAGTACGAATTGTCAGGGCACTGCACGACGAAGGCCTGGTGTATATGAAGAAAGGCGCAACGACGTTACAGATCTACCGCCTGATTCGACTGCAGGCTCTGCGAGGTGCCAAGACGCTCACTATCGACGAAGAACAGTTTGTTCTAGAGGGCTACTACCCACGGTTGTTATCGGAGTCAGAATGGGCAGATCTGCAGCAACTGACGGGTGAGCGTTTTCGACGTCGCGGTCATGGTGAAATCCCTGGCATCGTGACGGGGATGGGAATCACATATTGCGGCTATTGCGGTACGGTCCTGCTTGGGCAAAACATCATGGGGCGGCCACGCAAAGCTGATGGGTTGGTTGCCGATGGCCACCGCCGCCTTCACTGTCTTGAGTACAGCCGAGATGCGGGTTGTCCTGCCAGCGGCTCTATCAGTGTCGTGCCAATCGAGCGTGCCTTGCTCAGTTACTGCTCTGACCAGATCAACCTGCAGCGTCTCCTGCAGGAGGGCGACGGCGGTCAGGGTGTGCGGCAACAAATCGTGTTGGCCAAGGCCAAGATCGAGAAAATCACCGCGCAGCTGGACAAAATCACCGATGCGCTGCTGGCCGACGATGACGCCCCGCCTGTGGCTTTCATTCGCAAGGCTCGTGAGCTTGAAGCTCAGCAGGCAGAACTCAAGACTGAGATCACACGCCTCGATGGCGAGCTGATAAAGGTTGCCAGGGCCGCGCAACCGGCGAAGGCTGAGCTGTGGTCTGAGTTAGCCGAGCGCGCTCTGCAGCAAGACACTGATGCGCGGGAGAAGGTGCGTCAGTTGGTAATGGATACGTTTCAACGAATCGTCATCTACATGCGCGGGATCGGATCAAGTGACAGAAAGTCGTCGGTGATCGACGTACAGCTGATCTCCCGCACTGGGCAGAACCGCGTTCTGCAGATCAATCGGCGCAGTGGTGCCTGGGTGGCCAGCGAAGACTGGTGA
- a CDS encoding DUF1654 domain-containing protein has translation MLQCVPTGSATDGFTSYENLLRRVNRQLNVASQAHRHTVIARQPDECIGDWEAFLEQLDLEDSVEVTRIGRSAARLQWTNRHPG, from the coding sequence ATGTTGCAGTGTGTTCCAACTGGCAGTGCTACCGACGGGTTCACCTCCTACGAAAACCTGCTTCGTAGGGTCAATCGACAGCTCAATGTCGCCTCTCAAGCTCATCGACACACAGTCATCGCCCGACAACCTGATGAATGTATTGGCGATTGGGAGGCGTTCCTGGAACAGCTCGATCTGGAGGACAGTGTGGAGGTTACCCGGATAGGGCGCAGCGCAGCGCGACTGCAATGGACAAATCGCCATCCCGGTTGA